One genomic window of Mycolicibacterium neoaurum includes the following:
- a CDS encoding 3'(2'),5'-bisphosphate nucleotidase CysQ, whose translation MVAAEAGELLLAVREEVGFYDPYELGDAGDRRANTFILNRLAELRPGDAVLSEEAVDDLSRVHADRVWIVDPVDGTREYSMAGHADWAVHIALWQRHGIAPGAAPAATNQTGAAPAATDRPGAAPAATNQPGAAPAATDDRGAITDAAVALPALHQVYRTDTVTPPLPRRDGPIRITASAYRPPAVLWWLREQMDIEVVRIGSAGAKAMAVVRGDVDAYIHAGGQWEWDSAAPAGVLWAAGLHATRLGGAPLVYNRRDPYLPDLLMCRPELAGPLLDTIRSAF comes from the coding sequence ATGGTGGCCGCCGAAGCCGGGGAGCTGCTGCTGGCCGTCCGCGAGGAGGTCGGTTTCTACGACCCTTACGAACTCGGTGACGCCGGCGATCGCCGTGCCAACACCTTCATCCTGAATCGCCTGGCCGAATTGCGCCCGGGGGATGCTGTGCTGTCCGAAGAGGCCGTCGATGACCTGTCCCGGGTGCATGCCGACCGGGTGTGGATCGTCGACCCCGTCGACGGCACCCGTGAGTATTCGATGGCCGGGCACGCCGACTGGGCTGTGCACATCGCGCTGTGGCAAAGGCACGGCATTGCGCCCGGAGCCGCCCCGGCGGCGACCAACCAGACCGGAGCCGCCCCGGCGGCGACCGACCGGCCCGGAGCCGCCCCGGCGGCGACCAACCAGCCCGGAGCCGCCCCGGCGGCAACCGATGACCGGGGTGCCATCACCGACGCCGCCGTGGCCCTGCCCGCGCTGCACCAGGTGTATCGCACCGACACCGTCACCCCACCGCTACCGCGACGCGACGGTCCCATCCGGATCACCGCCAGCGCCTACCGACCACCGGCCGTGCTGTGGTGGTTGCGCGAACAGATGGACATCGAGGTCGTCCGGATCGGCTCGGCCGGCGCGAAGGCGATGGCCGTGGTGCGCGGCGATGTCGACGCCTACATCCATGCCGGCGGGCAGTGGGAGTGGGATTCGGCCGCCCCCGCAGGCGTTCTCTGGGCCGCAGGTCTGCACGCCACCCGGTTGGGCGGGGCGCCGCTGGTCTACAACCGGCGCGATCCCTATCTGCCGGATCTGCTGATGTGCCGGCCCGAGCTGGCGGGCCCGCTGCTCGACACCATCCGCTCGGCCTTCTGA
- the mshC gene encoding cysteine--1-D-myo-inosityl 2-amino-2-deoxy-alpha-D-glucopyranoside ligase codes for MQSWPAPTVPTLPGAGVALRLYDTADRQVRPVSPGPTATMYVCGITPYDATHLGHAATYLTFDLVNRVWRDGGHDVHYVQNITDVDDPLFERADRDGIDWRELGDRETQLFREDMTALRVLPPRDYVAATDAIAEVVELVEKMLASGAAYVVDDPQYPDVYFRADATRQFGYESGFDHETMSRLFAERGGDPDRAGKADPLDALLWRAERPGEPSWPSPFGAGRPGWHVECAAIALTRIGTGLDIQGGGSDLIFPHHEFSAAHAESVSGERRFARHYVHSGMIGWDGHKMSKSRGNLVLVSRLRADGVDPSAVRLGLFAGHYRQDRFWSDDVLAQAQARLQQWRAATALPAGPDATDLLSRVRGYLADDLNTPKALAAVDGWCTDASTYGGTDPTAPGLVRDLVDALLGVRL; via the coding sequence ATGCAGTCCTGGCCGGCGCCGACCGTTCCCACGTTGCCGGGCGCCGGTGTCGCGCTGCGGCTCTACGACACCGCCGACCGCCAGGTGCGCCCGGTTTCGCCGGGTCCCACGGCGACCATGTACGTCTGCGGGATCACCCCCTATGACGCCACCCACCTCGGGCACGCCGCCACCTATCTGACCTTCGACCTGGTCAACCGGGTATGGCGGGACGGCGGCCACGACGTGCATTACGTCCAGAACATCACCGATGTCGACGACCCGCTGTTCGAGCGGGCCGACCGCGACGGTATCGACTGGCGCGAACTCGGTGATCGCGAGACACAGCTGTTCCGCGAGGACATGACCGCCCTGCGGGTGCTGCCGCCGCGCGACTACGTGGCGGCCACCGATGCCATCGCCGAGGTCGTCGAACTCGTCGAGAAGATGCTGGCCTCCGGGGCCGCCTACGTCGTCGACGATCCGCAGTATCCCGATGTGTACTTCCGTGCCGATGCGACCCGGCAGTTCGGCTACGAGTCCGGTTTTGACCACGAGACCATGTCCCGGTTGTTCGCCGAGCGCGGTGGTGACCCGGACCGCGCAGGCAAGGCCGATCCGCTCGACGCCCTGCTGTGGCGTGCCGAACGTCCCGGCGAGCCGAGCTGGCCGTCACCGTTCGGCGCGGGCAGGCCCGGCTGGCACGTGGAGTGTGCGGCGATCGCGCTGACCCGCATCGGCACCGGCCTCGACATCCAGGGCGGCGGATCGGACCTGATCTTCCCGCACCACGAGTTCTCGGCCGCCCACGCCGAATCCGTGAGCGGCGAACGGCGCTTCGCCCGGCACTATGTGCACTCCGGGATGATCGGCTGGGACGGCCACAAGATGAGCAAGAGTCGCGGCAACCTGGTGCTGGTATCGCGGTTGCGGGCCGACGGGGTGGATCCTTCCGCGGTGCGGCTTGGTCTGTTCGCCGGTCATTACCGGCAGGACCGGTTCTGGAGCGATGACGTCCTGGCCCAGGCCCAGGCGCGGCTGCAGCAGTGGCGGGCAGCCACCGCGCTGCCGGCAGGTCCCGATGCCACCGATCTGCTGAGCCGTGTCCGCGGCTACCTCGCCGATGACCTGAATACCCCGAAAGCGCTTGCCGCCGTTGATGGTTGGTGTACCGACGCATCGACCTACGGCGGCACCGACCCGACGGCACCGGGGCTGGTCAGAGACCTCGTCGATGCGTTGCTCGGGGTCCGGTTGTAA